The genomic segment GTGTAGGTATATTCACCACAAAGGACACGAAGGACACCAAGGAATATTCATTACACCGTGGTCAGTGGTATTGGTTACACATCGTGCAAGAGGAGAAAAACCCCTTTGGCCACGGAATCCACGGAACAACACGGAAAAATGCGGATGGCAAATCAGACACCCACCCTGTAGGAGCGGCATCCCTGCCGCGATCCATATCCCGCTGTTGCGGGAATGACAGCGCACGATGGTAGCGATACATCCTGACTCCGGAGTAATCGAAACCTTCGTGCCCTTCGTGTCCTTCGTGGTTAAAACGGTCTCAAAGGTCCGTCCCCGCGTCCGGCGCGCCGAGGCGCGCCTGCCACTGGCGGGCGCGGGCCAGGATGTCGGTCTCATCGAGACGGGTCAGGACGCGGCCCTTGAGCAGGTGCTCGCCGGCGACCCACACATCCGTGACCTGGTGCCGGCCGCTGGCGTAGACGATCTGTGACAGCGGCTCGTAGAGGGGGGTGGATTCGAGTTCGTCGAGGCGGATGGCGCAGACGTCCGCCCACTTGCCGGGCACCAGTGAGCCGATCTGATCGCCCAACCCGAGGGCGATGGCGCCGTTCAAGGTGGCCATGCGCAGGGCCTGATACGCCGGCAGGGCGCTGGCGTCACCACTGACTGCCTTGGCCAGCAGCGCGGCGCTGCGCAATTCTCCCAGCATATCGAGGTCATTGTTGCTGGCCGCGCCATCCGTACCCAGTGCGACATTCACGCCCGCCTGCTGCAGGCGTTGCACGGGGCAGAAGCCGCTGGCGAGCTTGAGATTCGATTCGGGACAATGCACCACGTGGACGCCGGCGGCGGCGCATTGTGTGATCTCGGCGTCGGTCAGCTGGGTCATGTGCACGGCCAGCAGAGAGGGCGAGACCAGGCCGAGTTCCTGCAGCCGGGCGAGCGGCCGCCGGCCTTGCTGCGCCACGGCCTGCTCGACCTCGTGCGCAGTCTCGTGGACGTGCATATGGACCGGGATATCGAGTTCGTCGGCGAGTACCCGGACCCGCGCGAGCGGTGCATCCGAGACACTGTAGGGGGCGTGTGGCGCGAACGCCGTACCGATCAGCGGATGATGGCGGTAGGTGTCGTGCAGCGCCAGGCCCTTGGCCAGATAATCGTCGGCGTCACCGGCATAGCGGGTGGGAAAGTCGATCAGGATCAGACCCACCGTGGCGCGCATGCCGGCGGCCGCGGCGGCCCGCGCGGTGACCTCCGGATAGAAGTACATGTCATTGAAGCAGGTGGTGCCGCTGCGCAACATCTCGGCGATGGCGAGTTCGGTCCCGTCCTGGACAAACTCCTCGCTCACCCAGCGGGCCTCGGCCGGCCAGATGTGATGCTGCAGCCAGTCCATCAGCGGCAGATCGTCGGCCAGGCCGCGCAACAGTGTCATCGCCGCGTGGGTGTGGGCGTTGATCAGGCCGGGGATCAGCGCGTGCGCCGGCCGTTCGATCTCCGTCGCACCACGATACCGCTGGCGCGCCTCCACCGTCGGCAGCAGCGCCACGATGCGGCCCTCGTGAATGGCGAGACTGTGCTCGCCGAGGACGCGCCCGTCCGGTTCGACAGGGATGATCCAGGCGGCATGAATGAGGGTATCGACGGTCTGCATGAGTCGGGCGTGGCGATGTTGCGCGTCAGTATACTGAAAAGCGCCCCGGACGCACGCCTCAGGCCGCGTCGACCTGCTGCAGGTGCACGTCACGCTGCGGGAACGGGATGCTGATGCCGTTGGCGTCGAAGGCCGCCTTGATGTTCTCCAGCAGATCGGAACGCACCGCCCAGTAGTCGCCGGTCTTCACCCAGGGTCGGGCATTGATGTTGACGCTGCTGTCGGCCAGCTCCGCCA from the Gammaproteobacteria bacterium genome contains:
- a CDS encoding TRZ/ATZ family hydrolase; amino-acid sequence: MQTVDTLIHAAWIIPVEPDGRVLGEHSLAIHEGRIVALLPTVEARQRYRGATEIERPAHALIPGLINAHTHAAMTLLRGLADDLPLMDWLQHHIWPAEARWVSEEFVQDGTELAIAEMLRSGTTCFNDMYFYPEVTARAAAAAGMRATVGLILIDFPTRYAGDADDYLAKGLALHDTYRHHPLIGTAFAPHAPYSVSDAPLARVRVLADELDIPVHMHVHETAHEVEQAVAQQGRRPLARLQELGLVSPSLLAVHMTQLTDAEITQCAAAGVHVVHCPESNLKLASGFCPVQRLQQAGVNVALGTDGAASNNDLDMLGELRSAALLAKAVSGDASALPAYQALRMATLNGAIALGLGDQIGSLVPGKWADVCAIRLDELESTPLYEPLSQIVYASGRHQVTDVWVAGEHLLKGRVLTRLDETDILARARQWQARLGAPDAGTDL